CGTCCGTGTAGTTGTACCCACGGCGCAGGATCTTCACGCCGCCGTTGGCCTCGTGCGCGGCGAGGGCGATGTGCGAGCGCGGGTCGATCGCCGTCGCGCCGTCCGCGTCGGCGCCGTGTGCGGCCGCGTGGAAGTCCGGCGTGGTGTGCTCGCTGCCGCCGGACAGCGGCGCACCCTCGACCTTGGTGCGGCCGAACACCCGCTGCTGGTCGCTGACGACGTCGGCGTCCCACGTCTCCAGGTTCATCCGGATCTTCCGGACCACCTGGTAGGTGCCGCCGGCCATCCACCCGGCGTCGGAGTCGAGCCACACGAAGCGCTCGTACTCCTCGTCCGAGGTGACGTTCCGCGTGCCGTCCTTGAAGCCCATCAGGTTGCGCGGGGTCGACTGCGAGGGACCCGCGGACGCGCGGCCGAAGCCGATCACCGTCCACCGCACGGTCGCGGTGCCCCGCGCCATCCTGGCCAGGTCGCGGACGGCGTGGTACGCCACCTGCGGGTCGTCGGCGCAGGCCTGCAGCGAAAGGTCGCCGCCGGTCAGCCCGTCCTCGAGCGCGTCGCTCGGCAGGGTCGGGATCGCCGCCAGGTGCGCGGGACGCTTCGCGGCGAGGCCGAAGCGCTCGTCGAAGACCCCGGGGCCGAGGCCCACCGTCACGGTCAGGGACGCGGGGCCGAGGTCGAGCGCCTCGCCGGTGTCCGCGCCGACGCCCTCGCCGTGGGCCGGCTCGACGCTGCCGATCGTCCGGCCTGCCTGCAGCTGCGCGATCGCCGCGGACCAGCGGGCGAGGAGCACCTGCAGCTCGGTCGCGGTCGAGGCGGTGAGGTCGAACACCATGAACACGCAGTGCCGCTGCGGGGTGGTGCGGATCCCGCCCTGGGGCTGCCGCGCGGCCGTCGCGTAGAACGGCACCTGCTGCGACAGGTCGATCGACTCGTCGGCGTTCGCGGCCGCGGCGAAGGGGTCGACGCCGGTCGCGGCCGTGGCCCCGGCGACGCCGGCGACCGCACCGACCCCGGCACCGGCTGCGGCGAGCCCGGCGCCGAGCAGTCCGCGACGGGAGAAGCGGGACGCGGTCACGCCGTCGCGACCTTCTCGGCCAGGCGGGACAGCGGGTCCTGGAGCGCCTGGACCTGCTGCGAGATGCGGTTGGCGTCCTTCGCCTTCGCGGCGTCGTCCCACGTGCTGAAGCCGCCGAGGGCGTTCGCGTCGCGGAAGCCGTCCATCATCGTGTTCGTCGCGTCGAACTGCGCGGCGATCTGCTTCGTCAGGGCCGGGTCGACCTTCGTCAGGCCGGGCTTGAGGTACGCGAAGGCCTGCCGGGCGCCCTCGACGTTCGCGGCCAGGTCGACGAGGTCGATGTGGCTGTACGCCTCCTCTTCCCCGGTGATCTTGTTCGACTGGACCTCCTCGAGGAGCCCGGCGGCACCGTTCGCCAGGTCCTCGGGCTTGTACTGCAGCGTCGGCACGAGCTTCGCGAGGAGCTGCACGTTGCTCGTCAGGTCGCCCGCGGTCTGCTTCGTCGACGCGGTGATCGCACCGGCCTGGAACAGGTCCTTCTCGACGGCGTGGAACCCGCTCCAGCCGACGGCGTCATCGAGGTTCGACTGGCGCATGTCGACCAGGTAGTCGAGGTTGCCCTTGTTGTCGGTGGCCGAGAAGCCCTGCTTGACGAACCCGTCGACGTCGCTCTCGATGTGCTCGTAGAACGGGCGGGCGGCGGCGTAGTCCCGCTTCGCGGCGTCGAGGTCGCCGGCGTCGACGTCCTTCTGCAGCTGCTGCACGGCGCTCACCATGTCGTCGACCTGGCCGTCGACGTAGGTCGCGTAGCCGGTCGCTCCGTCGGCGAGCAGGCTCGCGGCGCTGCTGTTCGCGGTCGAGGCCGCCTTCCCCGTGACGGTGAAGTCGGTGAGCTCCTTCGTCGCCCCGGGGCAGTAGACCTGGTAGCTGCCGCCGGTCAGCGTGGCGGTGAACGTCACCGGGGCGAGCCCGGGCGCGAGGTTCTCCTTCTCGCCGAGGATCCGCTGGTCCTGCAGCAGCTCGACCTCGGTGATCGCGGTCGACGACTCGTTCTGCACCCGGAAGGTGACGGGCCCTGCGGGGACCTTCGTGGTCGACACGGCGCAGGCGTCGGAGCCGTCGTTCGTCAGGGTGATGGTGACGCGGGAGACCTTCCCCGACCCGGACGACGCGTCGTCGGCGGGGGTGCCGGCGGAGCAGGCGGTCAGGGTGAGGGCGGCGACGGCGCCGAGGGCACCGAGGGCGATCAGGGGTCGGGCGGCCAGGGGGCGGGCGGCACTACCGAACGGCATGGTCGAGGCTCCTTGCAGGGACGTCGGCGGGCGGTCCGCGCGACGGGTCGGTTCCGGGGGTGGTGGTCGTGGGGACGGAGACGCGGCGCCGGTCGCGGACCGCGAGCGCGGCCTGGGCGGCCGCCGCGACGAGCAGCACGAGGGGCAGCCAGGCGTTCCAGAGTCGGAGCTCAGCGGCGCGCGTCTGCGCGGCGGCGACGGCGGTCGCCGCACGGTCCGCGTCGGCGGTCGGGACGGCCCAGACGTCGCGTCCCAGCGTGGTCGTCCGAGCGGCCGGGAGGCCCCCACCGCGGAGCGTGAGCACGTCGCGTTCCGAGCGGGTCGCCTCGAGGACGCCGCCGTCGACGGTCGTCAGGGTCACCGTGTCACGGACGGTCCAGTCCGCCGCGAACGGGCCGGGGTTCGTCGACGGGGAGACGCCGACCGGGACGCGACCGAACAGCCCCACGAGCTGGTCGAGGGTCAGCGAGGTCGGTCGGTCGGCGGACGGGACGTCCTCGGTGACCTGCCACTGGTCGGCGGTGGTGCCCGCCCGGGCGACGCGGCGGTGGGCCGACGCGGGCAGGGTGATCTGTGCCTCCCGGCCGCTGCCGGCCACCCGCAGGACCGCCCTGTCCCCGTCGACGGACGCCGTGACGGAGCGCGCGTCGCCGGACACGGCGACCGTGCGGGGCAGGTCCGCGCCGCTGCCGGACGGGACGGCGACCGCGAGCACGACGGCCGTCGCGGCGAAGGCGGCGGCGAGGACGGCGCGCACCCGCGGGACGCGCTGCGGCGACGGCCGCCAGACGCGCGGCCAGAGCGAGATCGCGAGGACCGGGACGACGTAGAGGACCCAGCCGAGGACCTCGACGACCCGGGGGTCGGCGGGGATGCCGAGCACGCCCTCGACGAGCGCACCGCGGAGCGAGCCGTTCGGGGCGAGCCAGCCGAGGTCGACGGTGCGCTGCTGACCGATGACGAGCCAGCCGGCCTCGTGCGCGTGGCGGAGGGCGGTCAGGACGAGTCCACCGGCGACGAAGACCAGGAAGACGCCGGTGCCCGTGAAGAAGCGGCCGAGGTCGAGCTTCACGCCGCCGGTGTAGATCCCGTACCCGATGAGCACGGCCACGGCGATGCCGATCACGGCGCCGAGGGCGGCGGAGCCGGTGTCCGCGGACGCCTGGAAGGTGGCGAGCAGGAAGACCGAGGTCTCGAAGCCCTCCTTGAGGACCGCGAGGAACGCCATGCCGGCCAGGGCCCAGGCGGTGCCGCGGCCGAGGGCGGCGGTCGCACTGGCGACGAGGTCCTTCGAGAGCGTGCGGGCGTGGGTCCGCATCCACACGATCATGCCCGTGACGAACACCACCGCCACGGCACCGATGACGGTCTCCATGCCCTCCTGCTCGGCCTGCGGCAGGGCCTGCTCGACGAGCTGCAGCCCGAAGCCGACGGCGATGCTCAGGGCGACCGCGGCGCCGACGCCGATCCACATCGGGGTGAGCGGAGCGCGGTTGCGACGCAGGAACGCGGCGATGATGCCGACGATGAGCGTCGCTTCGAGGCCTTCGCGGAGGCCGATGACGAGGGTGGCGATCATGGCGAAGGTGAGGCTAACCTAACTCACCCTCGCACCGCCACTTCCGCGACGTGGGGTTTGATTGTTCTCATGAACCTGCTGTCCCCCGAGGGCCTGGCGTCGGTCACGAACGTGCTCGACCTCGCCGGCGTGCTCGCGTCCGCGCTGCTCGGTGGATCGCTCGCCCGGACGATGGACTTCGACCTGTTCGGGTTCCTGGTCGTCGGGTTCGTCTCCGGCCTGGGCGGCGGCATGCTCCGCGACACCCTGCTGCAGAACGGCCCCCCGGTCGCGCTCGTCGACCCGCTCTACGTGCCGGTCGCGATCGCCGGCGCGCTCATCGCCTTCTTCGTGTCGTTCTCCGAGCTCACCTGGGACCGGCTGTTCACCGTCCTGGACGCCGCCGTGATCGGGTTCTGGTCGGTGGTCGGGGTGCAGCGGACCTTCGACGCCGGGCTCGGCTGGCCCGCCGCGATCATCATGGGGACCATCACCGCGGTCGGGGGCGGGGCCATGCGCGACCTGCTGCTCCGCCGTGTGCCCGCGGTCTTCGGCGGCAACGCGCTCTACGCCACGGTCGCGGTCGCCGCCTCGGCCGTGATGGTCGTCGCGTCGTACCTCGGCTCCCCCACCATCGGGATCATCGCGGCCATCGTGCTGTCGCTCGGCCTGCGCTACGGCGCCGTCAAGCGTGGTTGGGGGCTGCCGAACGGCCGCGACTGGCAGCCGAAGTCGACCCTCGGCGCGCTGCTCCAGCGCGGCCGCCGACTCCGCCCGGACGCCGTCCGCCTGCTCCGCCGACCCGGTCGACGGTCCGGCGTCGGGAGCGTCCGGTCGGACACCGGCAGCGTCCGGACTGACCACGAACCGCACACCGACGACTGAGACTGGGCCACGACGGACCCTGGCGCTAGCATCGGTACCGCCGGGTATCGACCCCGGCGACCACCCGCCGATCGAGGCACCGACACGACCCGAACGTGCCGGTTCGTCCGTCGACGACAGGAGGTCGGGGCCGGCCACGTGCCGCGCGGGGAACCGACGCGCGGCGCGGCAGGCTCCGACGGACCGCACGGCACCACCGTGCGGGGATCGGCACGTCCGCCCGCCGTACGCGGCACGTCGTGCCGGACCGCCACGATCAGGGACCAGGACCAGATGCGCGACGACGACGCCCCCACACCGAGGACCCCGCGAGCCGAGGTCCGGGAGCGCCTGCTCGTCGCGGCCGCGCAGGAGTTCGCCGAGTCCGGACTGCACGGGAGCCGGCTCGACACCGTCGCCGCCCGCGCCGGGTTCAGCAAGGGGGCCGTCTACTCGAACTTCGCGTCGAAGCAGGACCTGGTCGCCGAGGTCATGCAGCGCCAGACGAACCTGGTGCTCGCGTCCCTGCGGGAGCTCGTCGGGCCGGACCTGGCGGCGGAGGACATCGGCGACGTCCTGCGCGCCGCGTTCGGGCGGCACGACCAGACCGCGCAGTTCGCCCTGCTGTCCGAGTTCCGGGGCTACGCGATGCGGCACGAGGCGTTCCTGCCCGAATTCGTGCGTCAGCGACGGGCGCTCCAGGACGGGGTGCTCGAGCTCGTGCAGGAGTGGTTCGGGGCGCACCCGGAGGTCTCGCCCGGGATGCGGCTCGAGGACTTCGCGACGCTGCTCGTCGGGGCGAACGTGGGGATCGTGTTCGACGCGCCGGCGTTGCCCGGGGTTGACCCGGGCGACGTCATCGCGGCCGTGGTGGACGCGGTGGTGCGCCCGCGCTGAACCACCGGCGGGCGGCGCGGGCGGCGCGGCGCGCGCGGCGCGGCGCGGCGCGCGCGGCGCGGCGCGCGCGGCGCGGCGCGGCGCGCGCGGCGCCCGGCGGCGCGGTGTGGCGTGCCTGCGCACAACGGGAAGCACGCCGCGCCACGTGATCACATGGCGCGGTGTGCTTCCCGTTGTGCGGACCGCGCGCGGCGCGGGCGGCGCGGGCGCGCGGGCGGCGCGGCGCGCGCGGACCGCGCGCCCCGGCTACGCCGGCCGGCGCCGCCGGCCCTCGTGCGACCAGGCCGACGACGGCAGCAGGCTCGGCGGCAACAGCCGCGACCGGACCACCCGCCCACGGGACACCGATGCGTCCAGGGCGACCCGTGCCTCCAGGACGGCACGGAGGAGCGCGTCCCGGTCCACCGCAGCCGCACCGTCGGCGGCGAACCGCTCGACGTCGACCGCGTCGACCACCGTGGTCAGGTGCGGCAGCACCGTGCCGGGCAGGCGACCCGAGAGCCGACCGAGCACCGCCCGGGCGGTCCGTGCGGCCGCAGCGGCGTCGTCCGGCGGCGCCGCTCCGGGTGCGAGCCCGTGGTCGGCGACGTCGTCGAGGACCTCACGCCAGGCTTGCAGCGCCGGCGACCGCCCGATGCGGACCGCGGCGAGCCGACGGCGGCGGCGGACTGCCCGGACGACCGAGGGCGAGGCGAGCAGGACGAGCGCGAGGGCCACCCCGACCGCGAGCCCGAGGGCGCCCGTGCCGGTACTGCTGCCGGGCGCCGCGGCACCGGGGGCTGCGGACGCCGAGGGCGTGGGGGTCGGTGATGCCTCTGCCGGGGCAGTCTCGCCGGGTGCGGGCAGCGGGGTCTGCGGGTCGGCCGGGGCGGGCGTCGCCGAGGACCCGGTGGACGGCTGCGCGGCGGCGTCGGAGTCCGGGGTCGGCTCGAACGAGACCCAGCCGGCACCGCGGATGTACAGCTCGGGCCACGAGTGCAGCTGCCGGTTCGTGACCGTGTACTCGCCGTCGTCGGTCTGCTGCGGGTTCGCCCGGTAGCCGACCGCGATGCGCGAGGGGATCCCGAGCGTCCGGGCCATCACCGCCATCGACGAGGCGAAGTGCACGCAGTAGCCCTCGCGGACGCGCAGGAACGTGTCGATCACGCGCATGTTGTCGCCGTCGTAGCCCTGTTCGACGGGCGCGGTCTCGGAGTACGTGAACAGGTCGCTCCGGAACCACTGCTCGAGCGCCCGGGCCTGTTCGTAGTCGGTCGTCGCACCACCGGCCACGCGGCGGGCGGTCGACGCGATGTCCTTCGGCAGGTCGTCCGGCAGCGACAGGTCGGTGCGGAGCTGGGCGCGGCTCGGCGCCTGGAACCCCCGACCGTCGGCGCGACCGAGCAGCCCCGAGGACGCGATCGCGTCGAGGTACTCCCCCGACGAGGTCGAGGCGCCGTAGACCTCGTACGTCGAGCCCCGCTGGGTCGTCGGCCCCGTCGACCGGATGGTGTTCGAGTCGCCCATCCAGCGCCAGCTCGCCAGGTCCAGGTTCGTCGACCTGGACTGCACCGACACCGCCCCGGAGGGCACCGGCAGGTAGTTGCTCGACAGTCCGGTCACCCGGATGGTCACGTCGCCCCGGCTCGCCAGGCGCGGGTTGACCCCGACCGCGAACTGCTGCTGGTCGGCGGTGTCCGACGTGCTGGCGTCCGAGACGGTGGGGACCCAGTCCCCGGAGCCGAACTCGTCCAGGTCGGCGAGCTTGAGGTACTCCGGCCGGCCGTCGGCCGAGCGGTACTGCAGTACCTCGAGTTCGTTCGGCTGGCGCAGGTCCTGGCCGAGCTGCAGCAGGGTGCCCGGGCGGCCCGGCTGGATCGGCGACTGCAGTGCCCCGGTCACCCCCGACAGCCAGCTCGCGTTGAGCGGCACGACGACGGGGAGCCCGACGGCCACGACGAGTCCGATCGCCCCGACGACCGCGGCCGGGAACGCGCGTTGCACCGGCCGGACCGACAGCCACAGCAGGCCGAGGAACGCGATGCCGACCAGGACGACGAGCACGGGCGACGCCGGCTGGCCGGTGATGACGCCCGGGACGACGAGCACGACGAGCGCCGGCACGGCGGCGAGGGCGACGGTCGGGGCGATCGCGGCGAGGAAGAGCGACACCCCGGCGACCCAGCCGATCGCGACCGTCACGACGAGCCGGATCGCGTCGGTCTGCGGGAGCGGCGCCGGGTTCAGGCGGATGGCCGCCAGGGCCTCGCCGAGCGCACCGTCGCGGTCGAGCCACCCGAGCGGCGACAGGTCGTTCAGCACGGCCGCGGCGCACGAGCCGAGGACCAGCGTCGCGACGAGCGCGATGAACCGGACGCCGGGAGCCCGTCGACGGACGACCAACATCACGGCGACGAGCACGGCGGTGAAGACCACACCGGACAGCCACCACTGCGCGCCCTGCACGAGCGGCCGCATGGCGAGCGCGGCGACGATCACGGGGACGGGGGCCAGCGCGACGATCCAGGCGCTCGGGGCATCGCTCCGTGTGGCGGGCTCGCGGCCGTCGGCAGCCCCGCCCCAGCCCGACCGGTCCGGCCGGTCGGCGACGGCGGTACCGCCACCGTCCTGCGGTCGGCGAGCGTCGTCGCGGCGGCCGGCGCCCCGACCCGTCCCGCTCACCGGACGCTCCCGGGAGCGTGCGCGCCCGTGACCGGCACGACGAGCGTCCGCCAGCCGCCACGGTCGAGGATGCCGCGCACCACCGGCTCCGGCGGCACGATCGTCGCGAGGATGCCCCGGCTCGACCCGCTCGTCCGCGACACGAGCTCGGCCGCCTGCTCCGCGGTGCAGTGGCCGGTGACCACGGCCGTCATGCCGTGCACGTCCCGGCCGCGGACGTCCGGCAGGACCTCGGTCACGTCGCGGGCATCGGAGCGGAGCCGGACGTCGGCGAGCCCGACGAGCACGTCGGTCAGACTGCCGGCGTCCCCCGCGTGCCGGGTGTTCCCCGCGGCGCCGTCGCTCACGAGCAGCACGCGGGACGTCCGCGCGCTCAGGGCACGAGCGACACTGGCGGCCACGACGACGGCGTGCTCGAACGCCGCGTCGCCACCGAGGTCGGACAGCTCGGCGAGGTCGTCGCGGCCGAGCCGCTGGTACGACTCGCGGCGGACGTCGAGCGCGATGACGGCCTCCGGCGGCTGCGCCTGGGTCGTCTGCCGCACGTGCAGTTCGCCCCGTCGGGCGCTCTGCCCCCAGTGCACCCGGCGGATCGGGTCGCCCTGGCGGTAGGGCCGCAGCTCGCTGTCGTCCGCCGATCCGCCCTGGCCGACCCGGCCCTCGTCGGCGGAGACCGCCCCGGCGAGGGCGCCGGTGTCGATCGCAGCGAGCGGGGTCGACGCCGGCACGACGACGATCTCCTCCGCCGGGACGACGGGCCGGTCGATGCGGAGCAGGCCGAACGGGTCCTCGACCCGGATCGTCACCGGGCCGACCAGCGTCCGGCCCCGGTGCATCGCGAGCGCCTCGACGTCGAGCACGGCCGGCGGCTCGTGCGGTCCGACGAGGGCGTAGGTCTCGGCCTCGGACACACTGGCGAAGGTGTCGTCG
The Curtobacterium citreum genome window above contains:
- a CDS encoding trimeric intracellular cation channel family protein — its product is MNLLSPEGLASVTNVLDLAGVLASALLGGSLARTMDFDLFGFLVVGFVSGLGGGMLRDTLLQNGPPVALVDPLYVPVAIAGALIAFFVSFSELTWDRLFTVLDAAVIGFWSVVGVQRTFDAGLGWPAAIIMGTITAVGGGAMRDLLLRRVPAVFGGNALYATVAVAASAVMVVASYLGSPTIGIIAAIVLSLGLRYGAVKRGWGLPNGRDWQPKSTLGALLQRGRRLRPDAVRLLRRPGRRSGVGSVRSDTGSVRTDHEPHTDD
- a CDS encoding Dyp-type peroxidase, with protein sequence MTASRFSRRGLLGAGLAAAGAGVGAVAGVAGATAATGVDPFAAAANADESIDLSQQVPFYATAARQPQGGIRTTPQRHCVFMVFDLTASTATELQVLLARWSAAIAQLQAGRTIGSVEPAHGEGVGADTGEALDLGPASLTVTVGLGPGVFDERFGLAAKRPAHLAAIPTLPSDALEDGLTGGDLSLQACADDPQVAYHAVRDLARMARGTATVRWTVIGFGRASAGPSQSTPRNLMGFKDGTRNVTSDEEYERFVWLDSDAGWMAGGTYQVVRKIRMNLETWDADVVSDQQRVFGRTKVEGAPLSGGSEHTTPDFHAAAHGADADGATAIDPRSHIALAAHEANGGVKILRRGYNYTDGLNQYGQLDAGLLFAAYMTDPDHFTRLQRKLGASDRLNEYVSHIGSGVFAVPPAPRKGSYIGEQLFR
- a CDS encoding DUF58 domain-containing protein, which codes for MPGPAPLALRAGAVRSRALRYGRRGTALLRRTPFPRPTARGWTVLASGLGLTVGGLVATTSIAVSAGLLLLVLLVLGVVMALVVAAPLRATRSTARGVVQVGEVYRERITLRGTSLPIGPRTRLLVREQLDDTFASVSEAETYALVGPHEPPAVLDVEALAMHRGRTLVGPVTIRVEDPFGLLRIDRPVVPAEEIVVVPASTPLAAIDTGALAGAVSADEGRVGQGGSADDSELRPYRQGDPIRRVHWGQSARRGELHVRQTTQAQPPEAVIALDVRRESYQRLGRDDLAELSDLGGDAAFEHAVVVAASVARALSARTSRVLLVSDGAAGNTRHAGDAGSLTDVLVGLADVRLRSDARDVTEVLPDVRGRDVHGMTAVVTGHCTAEQAAELVSRTSGSSRGILATIVPPEPVVRGILDRGGWRTLVVPVTGAHAPGSVR
- a CDS encoding transglutaminase family protein, whose amino-acid sequence is MSGTGRGAGRRDDARRPQDGGGTAVADRPDRSGWGGAADGREPATRSDAPSAWIVALAPVPVIVAALAMRPLVQGAQWWLSGVVFTAVLVAVMLVVRRRAPGVRFIALVATLVLGSCAAAVLNDLSPLGWLDRDGALGEALAAIRLNPAPLPQTDAIRLVVTVAIGWVAGVSLFLAAIAPTVALAAVPALVVLVVPGVITGQPASPVLVVLVGIAFLGLLWLSVRPVQRAFPAAVVGAIGLVVAVGLPVVVPLNASWLSGVTGALQSPIQPGRPGTLLQLGQDLRQPNELEVLQYRSADGRPEYLKLADLDEFGSGDWVPTVSDASTSDTADQQQFAVGVNPRLASRGDVTIRVTGLSSNYLPVPSGAVSVQSRSTNLDLASWRWMGDSNTIRSTGPTTQRGSTYEVYGASTSSGEYLDAIASSGLLGRADGRGFQAPSRAQLRTDLSLPDDLPKDIASTARRVAGGATTDYEQARALEQWFRSDLFTYSETAPVEQGYDGDNMRVIDTFLRVREGYCVHFASSMAVMARTLGIPSRIAVGYRANPQQTDDGEYTVTNRQLHSWPELYIRGAGWVSFEPTPDSDAAAQPSTGSSATPAPADPQTPLPAPGETAPAEASPTPTPSASAAPGAAAPGSSTGTGALGLAVGVALALVLLASPSVVRAVRRRRRLAAVRIGRSPALQAWREVLDDVADHGLAPGAAPPDDAAAAARTARAVLGRLSGRLPGTVLPHLTTVVDAVDVERFAADGAAAVDRDALLRAVLEARVALDASVSRGRVVRSRLLPPSLLPSSAWSHEGRRRRPA
- the efeO gene encoding iron uptake system protein EfeO: MPFGSAARPLAARPLIALGALGAVAALTLTACSAGTPADDASSGSGKVSRVTITLTNDGSDACAVSTTKVPAGPVTFRVQNESSTAITEVELLQDQRILGEKENLAPGLAPVTFTATLTGGSYQVYCPGATKELTDFTVTGKAASTANSSAASLLADGATGYATYVDGQVDDMVSAVQQLQKDVDAGDLDAAKRDYAAARPFYEHIESDVDGFVKQGFSATDNKGNLDYLVDMRQSNLDDAVGWSGFHAVEKDLFQAGAITASTKQTAGDLTSNVQLLAKLVPTLQYKPEDLANGAAGLLEEVQSNKITGEEEAYSHIDLVDLAANVEGARQAFAYLKPGLTKVDPALTKQIAAQFDATNTMMDGFRDANALGGFSTWDDAAKAKDANRISQQVQALQDPLSRLAEKVATA
- the efeU gene encoding iron uptake transporter permease EfeU, with the translated sequence MIATLVIGLREGLEATLIVGIIAAFLRRNRAPLTPMWIGVGAAVALSIAVGFGLQLVEQALPQAEQEGMETVIGAVAVVFVTGMIVWMRTHARTLSKDLVASATAALGRGTAWALAGMAFLAVLKEGFETSVFLLATFQASADTGSAALGAVIGIAVAVLIGYGIYTGGVKLDLGRFFTGTGVFLVFVAGGLVLTALRHAHEAGWLVIGQQRTVDLGWLAPNGSLRGALVEGVLGIPADPRVVEVLGWVLYVVPVLAISLWPRVWRPSPQRVPRVRAVLAAAFAATAVVLAVAVPSGSGADLPRTVAVSGDARSVTASVDGDRAVLRVAGSGREAQITLPASAHRRVARAGTTADQWQVTEDVPSADRPTSLTLDQLVGLFGRVPVGVSPSTNPGPFAADWTVRDTVTLTTVDGGVLEATRSERDVLTLRGGGLPAARTTTLGRDVWAVPTADADRAATAVAAAQTRAAELRLWNAWLPLVLLVAAAAQAALAVRDRRRVSVPTTTTPGTDPSRGPPADVPARSLDHAVR
- a CDS encoding TetR/AcrR family transcriptional regulator produces the protein MRDDDAPTPRTPRAEVRERLLVAAAQEFAESGLHGSRLDTVAARAGFSKGAVYSNFASKQDLVAEVMQRQTNLVLASLRELVGPDLAAEDIGDVLRAAFGRHDQTAQFALLSEFRGYAMRHEAFLPEFVRQRRALQDGVLELVQEWFGAHPEVSPGMRLEDFATLLVGANVGIVFDAPALPGVDPGDVIAAVVDAVVRPR